The Felis catus isolate Fca126 chromosome C2, F.catus_Fca126_mat1.0, whole genome shotgun sequence genomic sequence AATGgtagaaaagtagagaaaattaaGCCAAAGAATAATTGTAGTGGGTATATTTTCCTTAAACTTCTGGTAAGGGATGAATTAGAGCAGAGTGATCAGATAGAGCAATCAAAAAGTCATAGGAAATACTgtcaactgaaagaaaaatgtctactaaggaaaaatcacaggaaagaaaatcacCAGTTTTATGAAATTCCCAGGTGAAAGCATTGAGTGAAAGACTGGATGTCACTCATTTCTTTGATGGGAAATTTTAGCGTGGAGTAGAAGGAATGATCTTCCTGAGTTTGTTCTCCCTTCCAGCTTGGATTTTAGAGTTGTCACAgtaaaaagtaatacaaatttTGGATTCTGCCAGATTCATAAAATGGTGATTGATGTAAAGAGTAGACAACAAAGATGAGCAGAAACATCCCGGGAAAcaaccatacaaacaaaaaaacagagacaccttccttccttcctttctttctcttttctttctttctttctttctttctttctttctttctttcttcctttctttctttcttctttctttctttctactctctctctttctttctttcattatttctaaattcttccttccttctttccttccttgttttcttattgacttTATGTCTGGCGATGGAATGATTGAATAATGGGTTTagttgagaaaaaaaggaagaatttggaaTTAGACACCAATAAAGAGAGAATATATAGATGTGAGGTTACAAACCAAGGTTTCTAGATCTCAACACTATTGGCATTGTACAGCAGAAGTTTCAGTGTTGTTGGGCTTTGTTCTGTTGGCTGGAATTAGCATCTTCCCTCCTTTATCACACATGGAGCTAGTAGGTATCTGCAGTAGGTATCTGGGTGTGAGAAGGCAGGTAAAAATTTGCAATGATTCCAGAAAGATGATGGGAGTTATTTCCTTCCCTATGGGGTAGGTAGCTTAGGAAACAGAAGATATCAAGAGGATAAAATTTTCCTAAATGTCCCTCAACGATGATTCATAAGGTAAATTAAATGACAGTAAGTTGTGAAGGTGGGTACCAGTTTTACGTATGGCACATGATTCTAGTGAGAGATTCTTTGGCAGAGCAAATTAAAATGCTGTTCTTTAAATATAACTGGAGACTCCAACAGAATGAAGTCACATTTCCCAAGACTTTTATTGATTGTTGACAGTGAGTGGCATACCAGAAGTGCTTACATATTTGTTGGGTATGTCAGGGGATGAATGGTATGTTCTGCCAATTACTGACAGTATATAAAGGTCCAAGGCTAGTAGAAGACACACAGTTCACCACATCCTCTCGCAACCCACGTGAAATCTCTTCTCTTGACAAGATGTGTTGCAACTACGGCAACTCCTGTGGCTATGGCTGTGGCTATGGCTATGGCTGTGGCTATGGGCCCTATTATGGCTGTAGTTATGGACCTGGCTATGGCTGTGGATATGGCTGTGGATACGGCTCCTGCTGTGGCTATGGCACCAGAtatggctgtggctgtggctatGGCTCTGGTTGCTGTGGCTACCGGCCATTTTGCTATAGAAGATGTTATTCTTCTTGCTGCTAGAACATCACTGTCCAAGACACATTTGCTTCTGAAGTGGCATGGCTTAAGGGAGGGctgattcattgatttatacCCCAAGATTTCTATATCCAATGAATTGCATGCTTTCGGTAATTGTGACCTCTAGTTAGCATTTGTATGAAGGCTTCCTGTGGCTGAGGCTATGTGGTATCCTCTGACTATTTTCCAAATGTTAGTCTTCACTTCCCTAATCTGGGTTCTGTGTTGAGACTGTGGCAACATATTTAAAATCCCACAGTGAGGTAAATCCCttattctcaataaaaatgtttcatttttttcctaagtaatcTCTGTGTTCTGGCTAATGAATGACTCCTTTCTGAGGTGTATGGCATCTTTTGAAACTCGGGCGACAATATATTCCATGAACCTGGGTCTCTTCCTAGATATAATATAAACCTTTCTTCTCTTATGTGCATGGAGATAATGTCTTCTCCTATTTCTTGTATCCATAACACCTCAACATAAATCACACTGTGTAAGAACTTTGTCCTTGAGGTAACACCGTATCTAAATGGAGCTGAAGGCTGGAGGGGTAAGAGGAAGAGTTAGGACACCTCTTTGGGAAGTTGTGACACAAGCTCAAGGGGGGGGAAGTATGGCCTGAGTGCTTCGAGGATGAATGGGGTTGAAGAGAGAAATTTTGGGATTAATGAGAAATTGGGAGCCGCCTCTGTTGAGATgtaagaaactaagaaaatgagaagcaaaagaaaaacgtGATATTGTATTATCTGCATTTTGATGGAAGTGCAAAtacatttgttggcatatactgcGTTTCAGTAAATTGATTTAAGTCCATTAATTGCCAAATAGTTTtgaatgtttttgaaaagcaACTGTCACACACCCTGAAGGCTCAGTAGAAAAATTATAGGTGAATTTCTTGCTGTCAGAGTGGTTTCATTCTAGTAggttaataaaacaaagagaagaattaATTCAGATAAATTTAGAGAGGTAATTCCTATGGTGTGAATAAAACAGCATCCTTGAGAAGACTGAAGTATTGAAGAGTTAGTTCAAGGATGTGTTTTGACATGTTCTGTCACATGAACTCATGTCAGTTTCCAGAAATACTAGAAAGGACAGTTGTAAATGTAAAGTAGAAACAGAAATACATAAGGTTTTGGTATGATCAGTGGTGCCACGAGTTTTCGTGCAAAAGAACAATGGCTAGTGTCTTAAATGGGCTCTCTAATGGAGCAGATATAAAATGTAATGAATAGTTCCAGTTGATTTTCTGAGTTTGAATGTGTACTACTTTGATGGATTCTGATTTCAGTGTGCTTCTCTCATGTGCCTTTCCAGACCTCTAACATTTAGATCCTACAACAAAAATTGTCTTTCAGACACAATTTCAACCAGCAGAATAAAAGACTCACTGTCTCGTCTCCATGACAAGGGTCACTGCACAAAATCTGGGTCTGAGTACCCTTGGTCCTGGAGACTCCACAACTTGGCCAGTTTCAAGGAAGATGGCTCTGCCATCAAGGTTGTCCTGGAGGGAAACTACGCCCAGGATATAATGTGTCTTACTGATGAGGAAAGAGATGTTCTTTCAAGAGCTGGGCAATTCTCACAGATGGAACATCTGTAAGTCATTTCTGGGGACTGACTGTGTTCTGGATAAATCAGAGTTGACAAAATTGTATACACAGGGAGAGTCAATTCCAATCATTACAGTTTGTTGAACATAGAACTTATGGTTTCATTAGGTTCCTTTTCATTGAACACTACTTGAAAGAGAGCAGAATAGTATTTATTAGACACATATCTCatactttctatttctagtaAAGAGTTTATCATTTATTAGGCATATGAGATAACGTATATCTGGAGAAATGACTTTGAAAACTAACAGATATCTTCAAAAGGTGAAATTTGTGACTGTTTTAGCCATGAGCATTTGGGACTTTCAGCTTGAATGAATTGAGAACATTATGACATATATTCACATTCTTATAGATTCTAAGTGATACCAACGTTTGaacatggttttgttttaatgtgtctgttttttattgGCAGAAATATTGAGTTGagattatgtgccaggcactatgcttaGAACTAACTGATGATTCAAGGACACacagaagaaagattttttttctttttttcttttttttttttttaaattttttttcaacgtttatttatttttgggacagagagagacagagcatgaacgggggaggggcagagagagagggagacacagaatcggaaacaggctccaggctccgagccatcagcccagagcctgacgcggggctcgaactcccggaccgcgagatcgtgacctggctgaagtcggacgcttaaccgactgcgccacccaggtgctccagacaGATTTTTTTCTGCCAGTAAATATCAGTGTCCCGAGCTCTTAATGGAAGTGTATagaaataaagcaataaagaTAGGAAGTGTTTTTCATTAGGTCGTGGGTATTGTGAGCAGAGAGTGGGTGTTTAAAAATTATCATGTCTATTTCAGGGAACTTGTGCATTGGAATTTATGGTTTTGAATTTCAATAATGATGGAAAAGTAGGAAAATTAAAGGTAAAGAACATATGTAAGGGGATATATGTGTTGTATTTGTTGTTAGGGATGACACATAGTGGAGTGATCAGATAACCCATGAGcaatactagaaaataaaaaaaacattagaaatattcTCAACCAAAGGAAACATATCGAATAATGAAACTTCTCCGAAAAGGAAATCAGCAGTTTTATTAAAATGCCTGTGGAAGTCATTCAATAAAGGACTGGATGACTCTCATTTCTTGGTGTTAAAATTTGAGTGTGGAGTAGAAGAAATGATACCTGAATTTGTACTCGTTTCCAACTAGGATTTCATAGTTGTTACagtgaaaagtaatttaaattttggaatcTGCCTGGATATGAGCATAGTGACCTGGACAATGAAGATAAGGAAACAcatcacaaacaaataaacaacattctcccccacccccactgtatGTCTGGTGATGAATGGGTTGGACTTTCAGTTTAGTTGAGAAGAAGGGGAATCTTTGGACATAGACACGAGTAAAGAGAATCTAATTTATAGATGTGAGGCTACAAAGGTAGGTTTCTCGATCTCAGCACTTTTGTCATTTGACATGAGGCATTTCAATGGCGTTGAGGACTTTTCTGTGTCGTGAAATGGGCATCATCCCTAGCTTTTACCACCCAGAGCCAGTAGATATCTGTAGCAGGTATGTGGGTGCAAGAAGCCTGGTAAGATATTGCAATGATTCCAGAAAGGagatgaatttttctttccttttggacaGAGGTAGATGTTTCACGAGTGTGACGAAATCAAGAAGGagaaatatttcctaaaaatcCCTCAGCCTTCTTGTTAAATGATTGGAGATTGTGACCATGGATTTTGGTCACATGGATTTTGGACCATGGATTTTACTTAGAGTCCATGATTCTACTGAGAAAAGTTTTTTtggcagaatgaaataaaatgctgtttttaataaaactgttgTCTGCTTAATAATGAGCTCACGTTGCCCAACACATTGTTGATTGTTGACAGTGACTGGCACAGCACAGTTGCTTACATATTTGTTGGGTAAGTCAGGGGATGAGTGACATGCTCTGCTAATTACTGACAGTATATAAGGGTCCAAAGCAAGTGGAAGACACGCACTTCATCACATCCTCTCACAACCCACGTGAATTCCCTTCTCTTGACAAGATGTGTTACAACTACGGCAACTCCTGTGGCTCTGGCTGTGGATATGGCTATGGCTGTGGATGTGGTCCCTATTATGGCTGTGGTTATGGCCTCCGTTATGGCTGTGGCTATGGCTCAGGGTATGGCTGTGGCTATGGCTCCTGCTGTGGATATGGCTGTGGATATGGCTGTGGCTATGGCTATGGCTCCAACTGCTGTGGCTACCGGCCATATTTCTATAGAAGATGTTATTCCTCTTGCTGTTAGAACATCACTGTCCAAGCCCCACTTGCTTCTGAAAAGACACGCCTTACGAGAAGACTCATTCAAGGATCTATACCCCAAGATTTATATATCAAAAACATTGTATGTGTCATAGAAGATTTGACCTCCAGTAACATTTGTAAAATGGCAGCTTGTGGCTTGAGGCTATGGAGTATCATCTAACAGTTTTCCAAAAAGTGTTGTTCTTACTCCCTTAATATGGATTCTGTGTTGTGACTGTGACAAGGATCTGAACATCCCACATTTGGGCAAATCCCttattctcaataaaaatgtttcattcctTCTATCaaatgtctctcttctctcttggtaAAGCCTCATTTCTTGAGGTGTTATGGCCTGTCTTGAAAATTGGGCTTACAATATATTCCATGTACCCAGGTCTTTTTCTTGATATCATACAAGTATTCCTTCTCTTACATGCATCGATATAATGTCTTCTCCACCTAAATTTCACATCCCTAACACTCCAACACAAATCACACAGTATTCAGAACTGTGCCCTGGAAATCACACTGTAGGTAGAATGGAAGTGGAGGGAAAAGACGAGGACAGGGAGGGATGGCACCTCCTGGGAGGTTGTGATAGAAGCCTAAGGGAAGGGGTGTGGCCTGATCACTTAAAGGATGAATGTGATGGAAGAGAGAGTTTCTGGCATTCATGAGAAATTGAAAGCTGCCTCAGCTGAAGTGTAAAGAAGCAAGGAAAGGGTACATTAGAAGCAAAGCGTGGTATCATATCATCTGAATTGGACGGATTTGCTAATATATATGTTGGCATAAATTGAGTTTGAAGAAATTGATTTAAGTCACTTAACTGACAAATACTTCTGAATGTGTTTGAAAGAGAACCATCCGACACACTGAATACATAGAAGAAAAATGGCAGATGAATTTCCTACTCTCAGAGTGTTTACATTTTGTTGGTGTTAATAAATATGTTACAAATTAATTATGACAAATTTAGACACATAATTTGCTTGGAGAGAATAAAACAGCTTCCTGGGGAAGAGAATGAAGGTTCATTAAATATTGGAGAGATAGTTCAGGGTGGTATTTTGATGTTTGGTGTCAAACGAACTGATCAAGTTGAAAGAATGGGCAGAAAGGGCAGTACCaagcagaaaggggaagagaaattcATTATGTGTTGGGTATGATCAGTGGTGCCACAATTTTCAGTTGAAAAGAGGAAGGAGTAGGGCTTTAATGGTGTCCTTTAGTGTCTTCCCTGGTGCGTATACAAGAATGGGATGAGAAGCCCAGTCCTTTCTGAGTTTGAGAACCTTCCGTTTGTTGGGGTCTGACTTCAGTGTCCTTTCCTCAGGTGCCATTCCAGAGCTCTCACCTTTAGATCCtacaatagaaaatgtatttcagaCTCAAATTCAACCAGCAGTGAATAACCAATCACTGACTCATATGCATGACAAAGGTGAGTGCACAAAGTCTGAGTGTGAGGATCCTAGAGCCAGGAGACTCTAAACCATGTCAAATTCCAAGGAGGATGGCCTTGCCATCGAGGTCAGCCCTGGATGGAGGCTATGCCCAGTATAGTAAGTGTCCTGCTGATGAAGAATTAAGCCTTCTCTCAAGGGATGGAATTATCACACATGGGATATTCTAAATCTGATGCGATGACTGAATGTGCTCTGAGTTAGTCTAGGATGGGTACATCCtacaacagggaaaagaattCTAATAATTACAGTTTGATGAAAATCTATTCATTGTTCCATTATGTTCCTTGTCTTTGAAGGCTTtctgaaggagggaagaatatCACCAATTAGGCATGtatattataatttacatatctaGTCAAGTTCTGGATATTTATAAGGCATAGAGAACATATGGAACAATGTGTTCACAAACAgacacctttatttatttatttattcgtatatttcaatttttttcatttatttatttatttatttatt encodes the following:
- the LOC123379779 gene encoding keratin-associated protein 21-1-like → MNGMFCQLLTVYKGPRLVEDTQFTTSSRNPREISSLDKMCCNYGNSCGYGCGYGYGCGYGPYYGCSYGPGYGCGYGCGYGSCCGYGTRYGCGCGYGSGCCGYRPFCYRRCYSSCC
- the LOC123379780 gene encoding keratin-associated protein 21-1-like codes for the protein MCYNYGNSCGSGCGYGYGCGCGPYYGCGYGLRYGCGYGSGYGCGYGSCCGYGCGYGCGYGYGSNCCGYRPYFYRRCYSSCC